The following coding sequences lie in one Cannabis sativa cultivar Pink pepper isolate KNU-18-1 chromosome 5, ASM2916894v1, whole genome shotgun sequence genomic window:
- the LOC133038182 gene encoding uncharacterized protein LOC133038182, which produces MSPRRSVRINGNTNIHVDVAPAPARGVGRADGRRGGRRGGQSGRGGRQGASVAPVDEVALEQQQAPPNAQAEILRENARIREELTQEIARLRAQNEELRKNQNPLVKNLALQPAALNPEPIQRFKPVYERFRKQQPPIFNGSLDSLEAEEWLRSVESILEYMDLNDRERVSCAASLLKKDARIWWEVVRQSRNITTMTWLDFVDVFNRKYCSAAILAAKEDEFMNLRQNNFTVTEYARQFDRLAKFAQEIVPTEALRVKRFFKGMNPMIKKDVKIMVGTNTVYAEVLEKALEAELLENDIKKENASKWEARRNNEGNQENKRKHEGNHGNDRDKKGKAVVQNNNNGVKRSYVEFPICPTCNRKHLRECKMKSGGIDSIDKPCDLLRCGIVTELPSAETMLSTRRMRDVPIIIESKELMGDLIELEMKIYDVILGMDWLSSHGATINCRKKLVVFETKAGDRFIFKGDKLALRTPLISSLKASQLMKAGCLAFLVSIVDRAIERQLNVENVHIVCEFPEVFPEDLLGLPPDREVEFVIELTPVTNPISKVPYRMAPNELKELKIQIQELLDKGFIRPSYSPWGAPILFIKKKDGSMRMCVDYRELNKVTIRNKYPLPRIDDLFDQLQGSAVFSKIDLRSGYHQLKVRKEDIPKTALRTRYGHYEFLVMSFGLTNAPTAFMDMMNRVFKEYLDKFVVVFIDDILIYSKTMEEHEEHLRMTLNRLKENQLYAKFKKCEFWLEKVAFLGHIVSKDGVEVDPTKIEAVKSWPTPKTASEVRSFLGLAGYYRRFVEGFSKIATPLTNLTRKT; this is translated from the exons ATGTCTCCAAGAAGATCAGTTCGAATCAACGGCAATACAAACATCCACGTGGATGTAGCTCCAGCACCCGCAAGGGGCGTAGGCCGAGCTGATGGTCGACGCGGAGGTCGACGTGGAGGCCAAAGTGGTAGGGGAGGTAGACAAGGAGCATCGGTAGCACCGGTAGATGAAGTAGCACTCGAACAACAACAAGCACCTCCCAATGCTCAAGCTGAGATACTCCGAGAAAACGCTCGTATACGTGAGGAGCTAACTCAAGAAATTGCAAGGCTACGAGCTCAGAATGAGGAGTTACGCAAGAATCAAAATCCACTCGTTAAAAACCTAGCTCTTCAACCAGCTGCATTGAATCCAGAACCAATACAGCGTTTTAAACCTGTGTACGAGCGATTCAGGAAACAACAACCACCAATATTCAATGGGAGCTTGGACTCACTTGAAGCTGAGGAATGGTTGCGCTCAGTGGAGTCCATATTGGAATATATGGACCTCAATGATAGGGAAAGAGTATCCTGTGCTGCCAGCCTACTTAAAAAGGATGCACGGATCTGGTGGGAAGTAGTAAGACAGAGTCGCAACATAACAACTATGACCTGGTTGGACTTTGTTGATGTGTTCAACAGGAAGTACTGCAGTGCCGCTATACTGGCTGCAAAAGAAGATGAGTTTATGAATCTGAGGCAGAACAATTTCACTGTCACGGAGTATGCTAGGCAATTTGACCGtctggcaaagtttgcacaagAGATCGTACCAACCGAGGCCCTTCGGGTCAAAAGGTTCTTCAAGGGGATGAACCCCATGATTAAAAAAGATGTGAAAATCATGGTGGGGACCAACACAGTTTATGCTGAGGTGTTAGAAAAAGCTCTCGAAGCTGAGTTGCTCGAAAATGATATAAAGAAGGAGAATGCGTCTAAGTGGGAAGCCCGAAGAAACAATGAAGGAAATCAAGAGAATAAGAGAAAACACGAGGGAAATCACGGTAATGATCGTGATAAAAAGGGGAAAGCAGTGgtccaaaataacaacaatgggGTGAAAAGGTCCTATGTAGAATTCCCAATTTGCCCCACATGCAATAGGAAACATCTTCGGGAGTGTAAGATGAAGTCAGGG GGTATTGATAGTATTGATAAGCCATGCGACCTACTTAGATGTGGTATTGTGACAGAATTACCCTCAGCAGAAACCATGCTATCAACAAGAAGAATGCGAGATGTACCTATAATAATCGAAAGCAAAGAACTCATGGGCGACCTAATAGAGCTGGAAATGAAGATATATGATGTTATACTTGGGATGGATTGGCTATCTAGTCACGGCGCAACAATCAATTGCCGAAAGAAACTGGTCGTTTTTGAAACAAAGGCTGGGGATCGGTTTATTTTCAAGGGCGACAAGCTGGCCCTTAGGACTCCATTAATCTCTTCCCTAAAAGCTAGTCAGCTAATGAAGGCGGGGTGTCTGGCATTCTTGGTCAGCATAGTGGATCGAGCAATAGAGAGGCAACTAAATGTGGAGAATGTGCACATAGTCTGTGAATTTCCGGAGGTCTTTCCAGAAGATCTACTAGGACTACCTCCAGATAGAGAGGTGGAGTTCGTCATTGAATTAACCCCAGTGACTAATCCAATTTCAAAGGTTCCATACAGAATGGCACCTAATGAGTTAAAAGAGCTTAAAATACAAATACAGGAGCTCTTAGACAAAGGGTTCATTAGACCgagttactcaccttggggtgcgccGATACTCTtcatcaagaagaaagatggaagtaTGAGGATGTGTGTGGACTACCGTGAGCTCAACAAGGTGACCATCAGGAATAAGTACCCTCTACCAAGGATTGACGATCTCTTTGATCAATTGCAAGGCTCGGCTGTGTTCTCAaagatagatctaagatctgggTATCACCAGCTGAAGGTCCGGAAGGAAGACATACCCAAGACAGCATTGAGAACACGATATGGACACTATGAGTTTTTGGTAATGTCTTTCGGACTAACTAATGCCCCAACAGCCTTCATGGATAtgatgaatagggtgttcaaggagtACCTAGATAAGTTTGTTGTTGTATTCATTGATGACATTCTTATCTACTCCAAAACTATGGAGGAACATGAGGAACACCTAAGGATGACTCTAAACCGACTTAAGGAGAACCAAttatatgccaaattcaagaaatgtgaattctggttagagAAGGTGGCATTCCTAGGCCATATAGTTTCCAAAGATGGAGTCGAGGTGGATCCTACAAAGATTGAAGCGGTCAAGAGCTGGCCAACACCTAAGACTGCAAGTGAAgtaagaagcttcttgggtctcGCTGGTTACTATAGACGCTTTGTTGAAGGATTTTCCAAGATCGCAACTCCTCTAACCAACTTAACTCGAAAGACGTAg